The Pseudomonas viciae genomic interval CGGGCCGTCGCTGATGCTGGAGCAAGGCCAGCAAGTCAGCCTCCAGGCGGCGGGTGCGGGGCCGGTGGGGGCCTTTGACGGAGCGCAACCGGATTGGCGCGACGGGGTGCTGGTGGCACATAACCAACCGCTGGGGGATTTTCTTCGCGAGCTGGGTCGCTATCGCCCGGGTGTATTGCGCTGGGACCAAGCCCTGGAATCCCTGCGTGTCACCGGCAGCTTTCGGCTGGAAAACACCGACCGTATCCTCGCGCTGCTCTCGGCCAGCTTGCCGCTGGATGTGCAAATGCGCACCCGCTACTGGGTCACGTTAACGCCGCGCAAGAATATTGCGTGAAGCCTGTCCCCTTTTTTTGTCTCGCTTGTCATTCATGGCAACTGAACAAAAATGAGAGCGCCTTCCAATGTCCGCAGCAGTACCTTTGCGTTTTCGTCCAGCCGTTGCCGGCTGCCGCGCGCTGTTCAACCTGAGTCTCATTCTGAGTCTGGGCACCAGTCCATTTTTCATCTCATCCAGCCAGGCCGAAGAAGTGGCCCGACGCAGCTATCAGGTGCCGGCTGGCAGCCTCAGCGCGGCGCTGACTCGCTTCGCCGGGCTGGCGGGCGTCAACCTGTCGGTGGACCCGGCCCTGGTGAGCGGGCGCAACAGCGCCGGGCTTTCGGGTGAGTATGGGGTGCAGGAGGGTTTTGCCCGGCTGTTGCAGGGCTCCGGCCTGCAACTTCAGCCGGTAGGCGAGCAGGCATACATCCTGACCCCCGCGCCAGAACGCGGCTCCCTGCAACTGGCCCCCACATCGATTCTCGGCGCCACAGCCTCGACCGAAAACGAGGTGTATGCCGGCGGCCAGGTTGCACGCCGCGGGTCGCAAGGCCTGCTGGGCTCGCGCGACTTCATGGAAACGCCGTTCAGCATGACCACCTACACCAGCCAGACGGTCAAGAACCAGCAGGCGCGTACCTTGGGCGACCTGATTGCCAGCGACCCGTCGGTTCGCGCCACCAATCCGGCTGGCGGGCGTTATGAGCAGTTCACCATTCGCGGGTTGAGCCTGTTCAACAGTGATGTCGCCTACAACGGTCTCTACGGCGTCCTGCCCACCTATACGATCGACATGGAGATGGCGGATCGCGTCGACATTCTCAAGGGCCCGACCCAGCTCATCAACGGTATCTCGCCACGGGGTAGCGTGGGCGGCGGGATCAACGTGGTGCCCAAGCGCGCCACGGACAAACCGATCACCTCGTTCACCGGCAGCTATGCGTCCAACAACCAGCTCGGCGGAGCCGTGGATGTGGGGCGGCGCTTTGGTGAAGAGAACAAGTTCGGTATCCGCTTCAACGGTGTGAAGCAGTCCGGCGACACAGAATGGGATCACCAGAGTGTTGACCGTGACATGGCCGTGCTAGGCCTGGATTTTCGCGGTGAGCGCTTGCGAATCTCGACGGACATCGGGCGCACCGAACGTGATACCGATGCGCCGCAAGAACGTGTCCAGGTCGCCGCCGCTGCGCCGGTACCTCGTGCCAGCGATGTGGATCGCAACTATGCGCAGTCCTGGAGCAAGGCGCGCACCCAGGACACTTTCGGCGCGATAAACGCTGAGTTCGATGTCAACGACTCCGTCATGCTGTACGGTGGTGCCGGGGCGCGCAAAAGTAATCATGAGTTCCTCCGGCATGCCGTTTCGGTCCTCAACGAGGCTGGGGATTTCCGCGTTCAACCCCGTGATTTCACCCGCGACGAGAATGTCCGGACCGCCAATGCCGGGGTGCGCAACTGGTTCCATACCGGGCCGGTCAGCCACGAAGTCAACCTGGCCGCCAGCTATTTCTACATGGACTTCACCAATGGTGGCGCCCGTTACGGTCAGTCCGACAGCAACCTGTATGACCCGGTGGAAACACCAACGCCGAGCGTTATCACGCGGTCAGATCCAAAGGTCTACACCGAGAACCATTTCAGCGGCGTGGCGTTGTCGGACACCTTGGGCTTTTTCGATGACCGCTTGCTACTGACCCTTGGCGCCCGCTGGCAGCGAGTGGAGGTTGACGACTGGTCGAATGGCGTCAAAGGCCGCACCGCCTACGACGAGGTAAAGGTTTCGCCGTCGGGCGGCATCCTGTTCAAGGCCACCGACAAACTGTCGCTGTATGCCAATTACATGGAAGGCTTGAGCCAGGGCAAGATCGCGCCATCAACGTCGAACAACGAGGATGAGATCTTCCCACCGTTCATCAGCCGTTCGGTTGAAGTCGGAGGCAAGTATGACGCGGGCCCGTTCGCCTTTACCGCCGCCGTATTCCGGATCAAGCAGCCGGCCTACGAGACCAACGCCACGACGCGGGTTTTCGGCCCCAATGGCAAGCGTGAAAACACCGGTGTGGAACTGAGTGTGTTCGGTGAACCGTTCAAGGGTACCCGTTTGCTCGGTGGCGTCATGTACATCGACAGCAAATTGACCAACACCACCGACGGCAATTTCGATGGCAACCGCGCACCCGCCACACCGAAATACAACGTCAACCTGGGGGCCGAATGGGACGTGCCGACCGTACAAGGACTGACCCTCACCAGCCGCGGCATCTATTCCAGCTCGCAGTACCTGGATCAGGCCAACACCAAGGAAATCGACTCCTGGGAGCGTTTTGACGTGGGGGCACGCTACGCGTTCAAGGTCGACGACAAGCACATCACCCTGCGTGCCAATGTCGAGAACGTGGCGGACAAGCGCTACTGGAGTTCGGCCGGGGCCTCGGATGACAGCGAGCCAGGCTTGACGCTGGCGACCCCGCGCACCTACCTGTTGTCCGCAACCGTCGACTTCTAGGCTACTGTGCGGCTCCAAGGAGGGAGCCGATTGCGTTCAGGCATCGCGGAACAGGTCGTGGGCATCGAGCAAACGCCAGGCGATTTCAGGGCGTTTTTCCAGCCCGCGCCGTATGGCGGTGGGGATCGATTGACGTATCTTGCGGCACAGGCCGGGTTGATCCTGGAATTCGATGGCAATGCCACGCATGGTTCGTACTTCGTTGTAGCCGGGTTCGACGGTCAGGCGGATCCCCAGGTTTTCGTACAGGCGTTGCTGCAAACGCTGGAGTTCATCAAGGCTCTGGATGTTCTCCAATCGTTCAAGCAGGCGCTTTTCTTCCTGGCGGTTCAAGCACAGGATGCGCAGGTCGCTGCCAGGCGTTTGCAGCAACGCATCACGCCCGCAATCGCAGACGCCGGGCGGGCAGGGGGGACGGATCGGGGGCGACGCGGTCATGGGCTTCACAAAGTCTGCAACATCACGAAACTGGCTCCAGGCAATGTGATGCCTGAGGGCACGCGGGTCAACCCTGTTATGTGGGAGCGGGCTTGCTCGCGAAGGTGGTGTGTCAGTCACAGCAATCTTGGATGTGCCGACCCCTTCGCGAGCAAGCCCGCTCCCACAGGGTTTGGTGGTGTCCACAAAGGTTGCGTTCATCACAGATCCATTGTGGGAGCGGGCTTGCTCGCGAAAGCGGTGTGTCGGGCCTACAGCCCCAGCTCAGACAACCCCGGGTGATCATCCGGCCGGCGGCCCAGGGGCCAGTGGAATTTGCGCTCGCTTTCCTTGATGGGCATGTCGTTGATGCAGGCGTAGCGGTTGTACATCAGGCCTTGCTCGTCAAACTCCCAATTCTCATTGCCATAGGAGCGGAACCAGTTGCCCGAGTCGTCGTGCCATTCGTAGGCGTAGCGCACCGCGATGCGATTGCCGGTGAAGGCCCAGAGTTCCTTGATCAGCCGGTAATCGAGTTCCTTGGCCCACTTGCGGGTGAGGAACGCCTTGGCTTCTTCGCGGTTATGGGCGAATTCGGCGCGGTTGCGCCATTGGGTATCGAGGGTGTAGGCCATGGACACTTTTTGTGGATCGCGCGAGTTCCAGCCGTCTTCAGCCAGGCGAACTTTTTCGATGGCTGACTCACGGGTGAAAGGCGGCAGGGGCGGGCGAACTTCAGGGGATGACATGGCAGATCTCCAGGTTAAGTTGCACAAGGGTTCAATGGGACGGGTGTTATCAACGGCTTACTAATAAAGTTTCCAGCATGTCCTGGGCATGATCCGCAGCGCTGTGGTCGCCCATGACCAGCGCCACGGTAATGGCGCCGTCGATCAGAATCAGCAGTTGCCGGGCCAGCGCGTCGGGCTTCTCGACACCTTGCTCTACGCACAACCGGGTCACGTAATCGAGTAACTTCTGTTTATGCAGCTTCGCCAGTTGGC includes:
- a CDS encoding TonB-dependent receptor; the encoded protein is MSAAVPLRFRPAVAGCRALFNLSLILSLGTSPFFISSSQAEEVARRSYQVPAGSLSAALTRFAGLAGVNLSVDPALVSGRNSAGLSGEYGVQEGFARLLQGSGLQLQPVGEQAYILTPAPERGSLQLAPTSILGATASTENEVYAGGQVARRGSQGLLGSRDFMETPFSMTTYTSQTVKNQQARTLGDLIASDPSVRATNPAGGRYEQFTIRGLSLFNSDVAYNGLYGVLPTYTIDMEMADRVDILKGPTQLINGISPRGSVGGGINVVPKRATDKPITSFTGSYASNNQLGGAVDVGRRFGEENKFGIRFNGVKQSGDTEWDHQSVDRDMAVLGLDFRGERLRISTDIGRTERDTDAPQERVQVAAAAPVPRASDVDRNYAQSWSKARTQDTFGAINAEFDVNDSVMLYGGAGARKSNHEFLRHAVSVLNEAGDFRVQPRDFTRDENVRTANAGVRNWFHTGPVSHEVNLAASYFYMDFTNGGARYGQSDSNLYDPVETPTPSVITRSDPKVYTENHFSGVALSDTLGFFDDRLLLTLGARWQRVEVDDWSNGVKGRTAYDEVKVSPSGGILFKATDKLSLYANYMEGLSQGKIAPSTSNNEDEIFPPFISRSVEVGGKYDAGPFAFTAAVFRIKQPAYETNATTRVFGPNGKRENTGVELSVFGEPFKGTRLLGGVMYIDSKLTNTTDGNFDGNRAPATPKYNVNLGAEWDVPTVQGLTLTSRGIYSSSQYLDQANTKEIDSWERFDVGARYAFKVDDKHITLRANVENVADKRYWSSAGASDDSEPGLTLATPRTYLLSATVDF
- a CDS encoding DUF1348 family protein; translation: MSSPEVRPPLPPFTRESAIEKVRLAEDGWNSRDPQKVSMAYTLDTQWRNRAEFAHNREEAKAFLTRKWAKELDYRLIKELWAFTGNRIAVRYAYEWHDDSGNWFRSYGNENWEFDEQGLMYNRYACINDMPIKESERKFHWPLGRRPDDHPGLSELGL